DNA from Candidatus Babeliales bacterium:
CCGCAACAAGACTGGCAAGCTCTCGCACATGGCATGCTTGAACTCACACAAAAAAAAGAGCTTATTCGAGCGCTTACGATGTATCAAGAAGATCTTTCAGACTTCAATAACGAAGTCATGGTTCAAAAGCATATCTCCTTGTATACAACACTTGCCACTCAAGAGTGATTTTATCGTGACATTTGCTAGACGGTCCATTATAGTAATCGAAAATTTATTTTTCTTTACAAAACGGAGTGCATGATGACAAGCCACATCAAAACCCCCCTTCCATCAAAGCAACCGACAATCTATCGTGAAAAAAAATACGCCAATGTCATAGATGCCATTGGCAACACGCCACTAGTAGAAATTGATCTTGGAACAGAAGCAACGCTCTTGGCAAAACTCGAGTTCCTTAATCCTGGAGGGAGCATCAAGGATCGCTCAGCTCGATACATGATCGAAGATGCAGAACAAAAAGGGCTCCTTCAACCGGGAGGAACTCTCATAGACGCATCATCCGGCAACCAAGGGATTGCGACGGCAATGATTGGGGCATACAAGGGATACAAAGTTATCATCACCGTCTCTGAAAAAATTAGTAAAGAAAAAATGGATACACTCAAGGCCTATGGCGCAGAAGTCGTCGTATGTCCATGTACTGATACCCTTGAAGACCCAAACAGTTATCACTCTCGTGCACTCGCACTGCAAAAAAAAATCCCCAACTCGTTCATGCCGAATCAGTATTTCAACGTTGCCAATGCATGGGGACATTATCATTCACTTGGTCCTGAAATTTGGAGTCAAACCAATGGTACCGTGACACACTATTTTGCAGCTGCCGGAACTGGCGGACATAGTACTGGTGCAGGTCGTTATCTCAAAGAAAAGAACCCTAACATCAAAGTCATTGCTCTTGATTCAGCAACATCATGGCGCTCCACAAATGGATGTCCACAGCCATATAAGCTTGAAGGAATCGGCATTGATTTCGAGTCGCCTGTCTTTGACAAAGCCGTCATTGACGAGATTGTTGGTGTTCACGACGACGACGCAATTGCTATGCTCAAGCATATGGCACGCAAGCACGGCTTACTTCTAGGAACTAGCAGTGGAGCTGTAGTATATGCAGCAAAAGAATATGCTAAAAATTTATCAAGCGATGCTGTTATCGTTATGGCGCTGGGTGACTCAGGACGCGCTTACTTGACTAAAGGTTTTTACGATTGAAAGATCAATCCATGTTGGCTTAAATGTATATGAAGATCCAAATTTCATCGATAGCAACTGTTTATCTGCAACGCGATCTTTACTACGCTGCCACCATGCATGAATCCTGCGCAATGGCGTAATGAAGGTATCTTTACCAAAGTAAAACGTTCCCCAGTGCATTGGTATCAGCGCCTTCGCTCGCAAGTCAAGAAATGCTTCTCCCGCCTCTTCAGCATTCATGTGAGTATGCTTCATAAGCTCACGCGGCTCGCATGGTGCAATGGGAAGTAGTGCACAATCAATTGACGGAAAACTTTTCGAAATAAAACTAAAATGATTTGCATAGGCAGAATCTCCACCGAAGTATAGTGTAAATCCGTTATGTTGAATCATCCAACTCCCCCACAATGCTTTATTGTAGTCAAGCAGTCCACGCTGGGACCAATGATAGGCAGGTAAAAAGGTTGCAGTACAAGTATGATGTTTTCGATATTGCCACCACGAAAATTCCTCAATATTGGCATACTTGTGCCGTCTAAACCACGGCCCATCACCCTGGGGAACGCAGATAATTGCATCAGGTTTTAAAAACTTCCTGATCAAGCGCAAGGAATTTGCATGCATATGATCAAGGTGGTTATGTGAAATAAGGATCATATCAATTGGAGGTAAATCACGAAAGCGAACACCTGGCGGAAAAATTCTTGGGAAAAAAACTGTCACATCAGTAAAGACAGGATCCGTTAAAATATTCATCCCGCCGACTTGAACCAAAAATGACGAATGGCCAATCCATGTCACAATAGGCTCATACGATTGTTCAACTGGGATATGGTACCGATGCCATTGCCGAGTCGATAATGATGGAGTAAAAATCCGATGGTTCCATGAGTCAGAAAGCATGTGTGCTACGCGAGATAGCACACCACCCCGCTCCTCGTTTTTGTTATTCGCAAAGCGGCCATCTTTATTACAGGGAGAGAATTTTTTTTCGTGCGAATCCACTGAATCAATCTACCTTTTTTAAACGATACCCCCGCCCAGACAGAATGTCATGGACAGGGGAAATGGAGGTTATCGAAAGCTAACGTCATCATGATCCTAGATCACTGATGACGGAGTAAACAATACACAAACTGATTATAAATATCAACAGATTAGACCAGGGAGCGAAACATCTTTCTATACGAATCAACCATCTTATCGGCAGATCGCTCGTGCAATACGGTCTTATACCCTTCTTCGCCTATTTTTTTGCGAAGATTTTTTTCTCGCATAATGTTACACATAGTCATAATCATAGTCTCAAAGTCACCACATTGTACAAGAATGCCATTATTCCCTGAGATGATGACTTCGTGCTCGTTTTGCTCTGCCGTTACAATACATGGTAGCGCAAAACTCATGGCTTCCAGCAATGCTATAGACAGTCCCTCCTGGAGCGATGGCAAGATAAAACAGTCAAACATAGGGTAGTACCCATAGGCAGACTGGCCGGTCACGAAACGAACTGTATCCGTAAGGCCCAATGCAGCTGCTTGATCCTTCAATCGTTGTTCCTCTGGACCGGTCCCCACAATGACCAACCGAGCTTGTGGTCGCTGTGCTATCACCTGCGCGAAACAAGTCAGTAAAAATGAAAAATTCTTTCGGAGAATAAGACGACCAACAGTTCCGAATATTTCATGGGCCTCATTAAGACCAATCTTTTCTCGAATAACACATTCCTCTTTACCCAGTTGCATAATCTTGGCTGCATGAATACCATTTTGAATAATCTGCACATCATTCACAGGAAACAGCCTACGGCGCCCAATGCTATAGGCAACATCATGAGAGACGGCAACCACTTTTGTCGCCATATGAAACGTATACCGATCAAAAAATCCACGAATCAATCCATCTTGATTCACGCCCAAATGAATCGCACATACAACAGGAACATTAAGTAATCTTCCAACAACTCTTCCAGAAAAATTAGCAGCCCAGAGTGCCGTATGTATGAGATTGGGAGAAAGCATTTTTACTAGCCGGTATAATCTTGCAAAAAACCACGGATCATATCGCGAAATCATTCCGCAAATCTGATATGTGGGAATCGAACACTGCTTCAGCCTTTGCACATGGGGCCCGTCATGAAAATAGATCACATGTTGCTCAAATTCATCGGCTAATTCATGAACGAGATCAACAAGAAGAGCTTCTGCTCCACCACGTTTCAACCCAGAAATGACATGAACAAGTCGTTTTTTTTCTGACATCTTTTTTATTTCCAAACTATGATCGAATCATGGAACACAAGGTATACAAGAATTGAAATCACGGCAAAATTATTACTCGTCACTTGATGTATGTATCATTTTGCGCAGCTCTTTTTTATCGAGCTTGCCCAGTGACGTTTGCGGCAACTCATCAAGTACTTTAATATCGCGAGGAACTTTATACCCACCCAAATTCTGTTCACAGAGCTGCTTTAATTCCGCCTCGATATCATGGGATGCCTTCTTAAGTTGCACAAAGGCCACGGGAACCTCTCCATCCTCATCTGGAACACCAACAACAGCCACCGCACGTACCTGCGCATGAGTCATAATAATATTCTCAATTTCTTGCGGATAAATATTAAACCCCTTATGAATGATTAGATCCTTTTCACGTCCAGTAATAACTACGCGCCCTGCTTGATCAAGGTACGCACAATCTCCCGTACAGAGCCAACCATCCTTAAGCACTTCCTCAGTTGCTTGAGGAGCTTTATAGTATCCCAACATAATATTGTCTCCTTTCACCCATAACACGCCAATCGTTCCATGAGGAACATCATTGCCATGTTCATCTCGGATCGAAAGCGTAATACCTTGAAGTGGATAACCCGCAGTATCTGACGGCAATATATCATCTTGCAAGGTTGCTGCCACCACAGGCGATGCTTCTGTCAGCCCATACCCATTGGCTATCTTGCGGCCATACACCATAGCAAATCCACCACGAATCTTGTCTGGTAACGCATCGCCACCACACAAAAAATATTCAACGGAATCGACGGGTGCATTACGTAAAAGACACAAACCCCCATATAAAGCTGGTACGCCTAAAAATATGGTTGGTTTCTGTTCGAGACCAGTCACGATATATTTACGCTCTATCTTAGGAATAATGATCGCTGTTGCTTGTGCGAACGGAGTTGCCCAAACACATGTTACCTGAGCAAAGCTATGGAATAATGGAAACACTCCAAACACGCGCTCCTCGCCAACAAATCCAAATCTCGCAATCACCTGTAAAACATTGGTCATGATATTTGTATCACTGAGCATCACGCCCTTCGGCGTTCCTGTTGTCCCCGACGTATAAAGCAATACTGATAGCTCCTCTGGCTTGCGCTCAATAATCTCAAACTCACTGTCGTTCTTGGTAATATCTTTTGGTAGAAAATCCTCTTCTAGTAAAACCGTAACGGCAGCGCCTTTGAGTACATCTAAAAACGATTTCGATGTTAAAATGAACTTTGGTTCCGCATCCGCAAGAATCTGCTCCAATTCTTTTGCATGCAAGAATGTGTTGAGAGGCGCAACAACCGCGCCCGTCTGCCAGATGCCGTAGTAAGCAATGAAAAATTCAATAGAATTATCAAGTAATATAAAGACCGTCTCGCCTGGCTTTACGCCTTTTGCAACAAGAAAATGACTCACATAACTTGCGTGCCCATATAAGTCACCATATGTAATTGATTGATTATCACAGATCAGCGCAACATGTTTAGGAACATCCTTGGCTGCACGCTGTAGCGAAGCGGCCGGAACAACACGGTGGTCCCC
Protein-coding regions in this window:
- a CDS encoding cysteine synthase family protein; amino-acid sequence: MMTSHIKTPLPSKQPTIYREKKYANVIDAIGNTPLVEIDLGTEATLLAKLEFLNPGGSIKDRSARYMIEDAEQKGLLQPGGTLIDASSGNQGIATAMIGAYKGYKVIITVSEKISKEKMDTLKAYGAEVVVCPCTDTLEDPNSYHSRALALQKKIPNSFMPNQYFNVANAWGHYHSLGPEIWSQTNGTVTHYFAAAGTGGHSTGAGRYLKEKNPNIKVIALDSATSWRSTNGCPQPYKLEGIGIDFESPVFDKAVIDEIVGVHDDDAIAMLKHMARKHGLLLGTSSGAVVYAAKEYAKNLSSDAVIVMALGDSGRAYLTKGFYD
- a CDS encoding MBL fold metallo-hydrolase — its product is MDSHEKKFSPCNKDGRFANNKNEERGGVLSRVAHMLSDSWNHRIFTPSLSTRQWHRYHIPVEQSYEPIVTWIGHSSFLVQVGGMNILTDPVFTDVTVFFPRIFPPGVRFRDLPPIDMILISHNHLDHMHANSLRLIRKFLKPDAIICVPQGDGPWFRRHKYANIEEFSWWQYRKHHTCTATFLPAYHWSQRGLLDYNKALWGSWMIQHNGFTLYFGGDSAYANHFSFISKSFPSIDCALLPIAPCEPRELMKHTHMNAEEAGEAFLDLRAKALIPMHWGTFYFGKDTFITPLRRIHAWWQRSKDRVADKQLLSMKFGSSYTFKPTWIDLSIVKTFSQVSAS
- a CDS encoding glycosyltransferase, translated to MSEKKRLVHVISGLKRGGAEALLVDLVHELADEFEQHVIYFHDGPHVQRLKQCSIPTYQICGMISRYDPWFFARLYRLVKMLSPNLIHTALWAANFSGRVVGRLLNVPVVCAIHLGVNQDGLIRGFFDRYTFHMATKVVAVSHDVAYSIGRRRLFPVNDVQIIQNGIHAAKIMQLGKEECVIREKIGLNEAHEIFGTVGRLILRKNFSFLLTCFAQVIAQRPQARLVIVGTGPEEQRLKDQAAALGLTDTVRFVTGQSAYGYYPMFDCFILPSLQEGLSIALLEAMSFALPCIVTAEQNEHEVIISGNNGILVQCGDFETMIMTMCNIMREKNLRKKIGEEGYKTVLHERSADKMVDSYRKMFRSLV
- a CDS encoding AMP-binding protein, whose amino-acid sequence is MKHLNDFVGQVRTEAERYALFCKHFLNGDHRVVPAASLQRAAKDVPKHVALICDNQSITYGDLYGHASYVSHFLVAKGVKPGETVFILLDNSIEFFIAYYGIWQTGAVVAPLNTFLHAKELEQILADAEPKFILTSKSFLDVLKGAAVTVLLEEDFLPKDITKNDSEFEIIERKPEELSVLLYTSGTTGTPKGVMLSDTNIMTNVLQVIARFGFVGEERVFGVFPLFHSFAQVTCVWATPFAQATAIIIPKIERKYIVTGLEQKPTIFLGVPALYGGLCLLRNAPVDSVEYFLCGGDALPDKIRGGFAMVYGRKIANGYGLTEASPVVAATLQDDILPSDTAGYPLQGITLSIRDEHGNDVPHGTIGVLWVKGDNIMLGYYKAPQATEEVLKDGWLCTGDCAYLDQAGRVVITGREKDLIIHKGFNIYPQEIENIIMTHAQVRAVAVVGVPDEDGEVPVAFVQLKKASHDIEAELKQLCEQNLGGYKVPRDIKVLDELPQTSLGKLDKKELRKMIHTSSDE